A genome region from Bradyrhizobium commune includes the following:
- a CDS encoding IS481 family transposase yields the protein MPWREVSVMDQRREFVMLAKQEGVNRRKLCRQFGISAQTGYKWIERYDAGDTTLADRSRRPHHSPDRTEAAIEQQIVALRDVHPAWGARKILHRLKRDRQAVPAISTTHEILRRYDRVSEPAGRPGQPYIRFEKEAPNQLWQMDFKGHSPLEDGVSCHPLTMLDDHSRFSLCLAACDNERGSTVQGHLRETFRRYGLPDAMFVDNGGPWGFTLEDPWTGLTVWLLKLGVRVIHSRPYHPQSRGKNERFHRTLKAEVFAFRRYRDLAEVQRAFDQWRAVYNLDRPHEALNYNVPASRYQPSSREMPDRLPAVEYDEHEVVRSVSTTKAYVSFKGKLWKVPQAFRGERLAIRPLNTDGRFGIFFAAHQIAAIDLG from the coding sequence ATGCCGTGGCGAGAGGTGTCTGTCATGGACCAGCGGCGCGAGTTTGTGATGCTTGCTAAGCAGGAAGGAGTGAACCGGCGGAAGCTGTGCCGGCAGTTCGGGATTAGTGCCCAGACTGGTTACAAGTGGATCGAGCGCTATGATGCAGGGGATACGACGCTGGCCGATCGCTCGCGCCGGCCGCATCACAGCCCGGATCGTACTGAGGCTGCGATCGAGCAGCAGATTGTGGCCTTGCGCGATGTCCACCCGGCCTGGGGGGCGCGCAAGATTTTGCATCGTCTAAAGCGCGACCGGCAAGCCGTGCCGGCGATATCGACGACGCACGAGATCCTGCGTCGCTACGATCGCGTGAGCGAACCTGCGGGGAGACCTGGACAGCCCTACATCCGCTTCGAGAAGGAGGCACCCAATCAGCTCTGGCAGATGGACTTCAAGGGACACAGCCCCCTCGAGGACGGCGTATCCTGCCACCCGCTGACGATGCTGGACGATCACTCGCGGTTCTCGTTGTGCCTGGCTGCTTGTGACAACGAGCGAGGTTCGACCGTGCAAGGGCATCTGAGGGAGACATTCCGCCGGTACGGCCTCCCCGATGCGATGTTCGTCGACAATGGCGGCCCCTGGGGCTTCACCCTTGAAGACCCTTGGACCGGGCTGACGGTCTGGCTTTTGAAGCTTGGCGTCCGGGTGATCCACAGCCGGCCGTATCATCCGCAGAGCCGAGGAAAGAACGAACGCTTCCATCGCACGCTGAAGGCCGAGGTATTTGCCTTCAGGCGCTACCGCGACCTTGCCGAGGTGCAGCGCGCATTCGACCAATGGCGAGCCGTCTACAATCTCGATCGGCCGCATGAGGCTTTGAACTACAACGTTCCGGCAAGCCGGTACCAACCCAGTTCGCGGGAAATGCCGGACAGATTGCCCGCGGTGGAATACGACGAGCACGAGGTCGTCCGTTCCGTCTCCACCACCAAGGCCTATGTCAGCTTCAAAGGCAAATTGTGGAAGGTTCCGCAGGCCTTCCGCGGCGAACGGCTTGCGATCCGTCCACTCAATACCGACGGCAGGTTCGGCATCTTCTTCGCCGCGCACCAGATCGCGGCGATCGATTTAGGATGA
- the rnd gene encoding ribonuclease D, translated as MDLITTTADLAAACSRLAKHPVITVDTEFLRETTYYPLLCVVQMASAEEAIVIDALAEGIDLKPFFELMANESVLKVFHAARQDIEIIWHQANIIPHPVFDTQVAAMVLGYGDSIAYDALVEKVTGHRPDKTHRFTDWSRRPLSKEQMHYAVSDVTHLRDVFAALDADLKKRRRSEWVSIEMEILTSPKTYDFHPERAWERLKTRVRKPKDLAVLMEVAAWREQEAQSRDVPRGRVLRDEAISDIATHAPNTLEKLANLRSVPKGFEKSKWGADIVAAVERGLARDHSTLPKLEKPRNNNNGAAIVELLKVLLRMTAERHAVASKVIATVDDLEEIAASDEADVPALRGWRRELFGDAALKLKHGELALAIEKGRVIGVKRA; from the coding sequence ATGGATTTGATTACCACCACCGCTGACCTCGCGGCTGCTTGCAGCCGGCTGGCCAAGCACCCCGTCATTACCGTCGATACCGAGTTCCTGCGCGAGACCACCTATTACCCGCTGTTGTGCGTGGTGCAGATGGCCAGCGCCGAGGAAGCCATCGTCATTGACGCGCTCGCCGAGGGCATCGACCTCAAGCCGTTCTTCGAGCTGATGGCCAATGAGAGCGTGCTGAAGGTGTTCCACGCCGCCCGCCAGGACATCGAGATCATCTGGCACCAGGCCAACATCATCCCGCATCCAGTGTTCGACACCCAGGTCGCCGCCATGGTGCTCGGCTATGGCGACAGCATCGCCTATGACGCGCTGGTCGAGAAGGTCACCGGCCACCGCCCGGACAAGACCCACCGCTTCACCGACTGGTCGCGCCGGCCGCTGTCCAAGGAGCAGATGCATTACGCGGTCTCCGACGTCACCCATCTGCGCGACGTCTTCGCAGCGCTGGACGCCGATTTGAAGAAGCGCCGCCGCAGCGAATGGGTCTCCATCGAGATGGAGATTTTGACCTCGCCCAAGACCTACGACTTCCACCCCGAGCGCGCCTGGGAGCGGCTGAAGACGCGGGTCCGCAAGCCCAAGGACCTCGCGGTGCTGATGGAGGTCGCGGCCTGGCGCGAGCAGGAGGCGCAGAGCCGCGACGTGCCGCGCGGCCGCGTGCTGCGCGACGAAGCGATCAGCGACATCGCCACCCATGCGCCGAATACGCTGGAGAAGCTCGCCAATTTGCGCTCGGTGCCGAAGGGGTTTGAGAAATCCAAATGGGGCGCCGACATCGTCGCCGCGGTCGAGCGCGGCCTGGCGCGGGATCATTCCACGCTGCCGAAGCTGGAGAAGCCGCGCAACAATAACAATGGCGCAGCGATCGTCGAGCTGTTGAAGGTGCTGCTGCGGATGACCGCAGAGCGACATGCGGTGGCGAGCAAGGTGATCGCAACCGTCGACGATCTCGAGGAGATCGCGGCGAGCGACGAGGCCGACGTGCCGGCGCTCCGCGGCTGGCGTCGCGAGCTGTTCGGAGATGCCGCGCTGAAGCTCAAGCATGGCGAGCTGGCGCTCGCGATCGAGAAGGGCCGCGTCATCGGGGTCAAGCGGGCGTAG
- a CDS encoding carbohydrate ABC transporter permease, whose product MKLIDRLTKDVPLATRREITPKLGFLLTVLLALVWLIPFLWMGVATLRPPSDGINLMAELMPSLKPTLDNIRDAWEIGDFPRYFLNTTIICTGILLVQFVTITLAGFAFARLDFAGKTLIFYLFLMQLMLVPVLLIVPNLRIIAQFGLYDTLAGVMMPFFASAFGTFLMRQAFEAIPTELEDAALIDGASLFQRIRHIYVPLSIPSFSAFAIISVTSHWNDFLWPLMVINSPDKRPLTVGLSVFTATAEGTQAWGTIAAGTLMVIAPLLITFLIFQKRFISSFVTSGIK is encoded by the coding sequence ATGAAGCTCATTGACCGGCTCACCAAGGACGTCCCGCTCGCCACCCGCCGCGAGATCACGCCCAAGCTCGGCTTCCTGCTGACCGTGCTGCTCGCGCTGGTCTGGCTGATCCCGTTCCTGTGGATGGGCGTGGCGACGCTGCGCCCCCCGTCCGACGGCATCAATTTGATGGCCGAGCTGATGCCGAGCCTCAAGCCCACCCTCGACAACATCAGGGATGCCTGGGAGATCGGCGACTTCCCGCGCTACTTCCTCAACACCACCATCATCTGCACCGGCATCCTGCTGGTGCAATTCGTCACGATCACGCTGGCGGGCTTTGCCTTTGCGCGGCTCGACTTCGCCGGCAAGACGCTGATCTTCTATCTGTTCCTGATGCAGCTGATGCTGGTGCCGGTGCTGCTGATCGTGCCCAACTTGCGGATCATCGCGCAATTCGGCCTCTATGACACGCTGGCCGGCGTGATGATGCCCTTCTTCGCCTCGGCCTTCGGCACCTTCCTGATGAGGCAGGCGTTTGAAGCCATTCCGACCGAGCTGGAAGACGCCGCGCTGATTGACGGCGCGAGCCTATTCCAGCGCATCCGCCACATCTATGTGCCGCTGTCGATCCCGAGCTTTTCGGCGTTCGCCATCATCTCCGTGACCAGCCACTGGAACGACTTCCTGTGGCCGCTGATGGTGATCAATTCGCCGGACAAGCGGCCGCTCACCGTTGGGCTCTCCGTCTTCACCGCGACCGCGGAGGGCACGCAGGCCTGGGGCACCATCGCCGCCGGCACGCTGATGGTGATCGCGCCGCTGCTCATCACCTTCCTGATCTTCCAGAAACGTTTCATCAGCTCTTTCGTCACCTCAGGCATCAAATAG
- a CDS encoding ABC transporter substrate-binding protein, which produces MLFSRRLMLGLAIAGTFASALALPALAEGPTEIDLFFPVPVDGKLARDMGTLIKEFNDGHPDIKATAVYTGSYDDTLIKTRASIKAGKPPAAVIMSANFLLDMQIENELTNLDSLIAADGTTKDQFLGQFFPALQGNAVINRSVYGVPFHNSTPLLYINADKAKEAGLDPSKPPQTWAELTDWAKKLTKREGDKVTQWGIAIPCAYDYCGWMMETLTMTNGGRYYNEEFGGEVYYDTPSMLGALTWWNDLINKYKVHAPGATPGPAVSTSFISGNAAMMMLSTGSLTYVRDNAKFAYKVAFIPRNVRNAVPIGGASLIIPAGLEADKQKAAWTLIKWMTSPEKSAWWSRATGYFAPNMAAYKTPDMVDFLNKNPDAKTAVEQLDVAKPWFATYKTVPVRKNLEDEVMLVLNGKKQPKDALVAAQKAADETLKPYNAETSLKLP; this is translated from the coding sequence ATGCTGTTTTCCCGCAGGCTCATGCTTGGCCTCGCCATAGCAGGCACTTTTGCCAGCGCCCTCGCCTTGCCGGCGCTGGCCGAAGGTCCGACCGAGATCGACCTGTTCTTCCCCGTGCCCGTCGACGGCAAGCTCGCCCGCGACATGGGCACCTTGATCAAGGAGTTCAACGACGGTCATCCCGACATCAAGGCAACCGCGGTCTACACCGGCTCCTATGACGACACGCTGATCAAGACGCGTGCCTCGATCAAGGCCGGCAAGCCGCCGGCCGCCGTGATCATGTCGGCGAACTTCCTGCTCGACATGCAGATCGAGAACGAGCTCACCAATCTCGACTCTCTGATCGCCGCCGACGGCACCACCAAGGATCAGTTCCTCGGCCAGTTCTTCCCGGCGCTCCAGGGCAACGCGGTGATCAACCGCTCGGTCTACGGCGTGCCCTTCCACAATTCGACGCCGCTGCTCTACATCAACGCCGACAAGGCCAAGGAGGCCGGCCTCGATCCGAGCAAGCCGCCGCAGACCTGGGCCGAGCTGACCGACTGGGCCAAGAAGCTCACCAAGCGCGAAGGCGACAAGGTCACCCAATGGGGCATCGCGATCCCCTGCGCCTATGACTATTGCGGCTGGATGATGGAAACGCTCACCATGACCAATGGCGGGCGCTACTACAACGAGGAGTTCGGCGGCGAAGTCTATTACGACACGCCCTCGATGCTCGGCGCGCTGACCTGGTGGAACGACCTCATCAACAAGTACAAGGTGCACGCGCCCGGCGCGACGCCCGGCCCGGCCGTCAGCACCTCCTTCATCTCCGGCAACGCCGCGATGATGATGCTCTCGACCGGCTCGCTGACCTATGTGCGCGACAATGCCAAGTTCGCCTACAAGGTCGCCTTCATCCCGCGCAACGTCCGCAACGCCGTGCCGATCGGCGGCGCCTCGCTGATCATTCCGGCGGGCCTCGAAGCCGACAAGCAGAAGGCGGCCTGGACACTGATCAAGTGGATGACCTCGCCCGAGAAGAGCGCCTGGTGGAGCCGTGCGACGGGTTACTTCGCGCCCAACATGGCTGCCTACAAGACGCCCGACATGGTCGACTTCCTCAACAAGAATCCGGACGCCAAGACCGCCGTCGAGCAGCTCGACGTCGCAAAGCCCTGGTTTGCGACCTACAAGACCGTGCCGGTCCGCAAGAACCTCGAGGACGAGGTGATGCTGGTCCTCAACGGCAAGAAGCAGCCGAAGGACGCCCTCGTCGCCGCCCAGAAGGCCGCCGACGAGACGCTCAAGCCGTACAATGCGGAGACGTCGCTGAAGCTGCCGTAA
- a CDS encoding carbohydrate ABC transporter permease, with the protein MSLAEPAALPVAASVPPRLHLLQRFTGRFKVSLPAYLLLLPSLVFLALFTYGAMGRVLIDALYQRATPKAPLRFVGLDNISAVLADPYFTGAVVNNLVYAVGTAIPSIGLALLFALALARTNVVTSALRAALFLPVLIPMVAASALFLFIFLPNVGLLDYYIGGLLPVVPNWLGDPDIALYAIMIITIWKNAGYYMLFFLAGLQSVPEDVMEAAHLDGAGPFMRLRYIILPELKPTFLFVIVIATLNAVTQVDHVFVMTKGGPSNSTNLVLFYIYQQAVEHYDIGKASAATMLTLAALMGLTALSFRTMANREGGP; encoded by the coding sequence ATGAGCCTCGCTGAACCCGCGGCTCTCCCGGTCGCGGCATCGGTGCCGCCGCGCCTGCATCTATTGCAGCGGTTCACAGGTCGCTTCAAGGTGTCGCTACCCGCCTATCTGCTGCTGCTGCCCTCTCTCGTCTTCCTCGCGCTGTTCACCTATGGCGCGATGGGGCGCGTGCTCATCGACGCGCTCTATCAGCGCGCCACGCCGAAGGCGCCGCTCCGCTTTGTCGGCCTCGACAATATCAGCGCTGTGCTTGCGGATCCTTATTTCACCGGCGCGGTCGTCAACAACCTCGTCTACGCCGTCGGCACCGCGATCCCGAGCATCGGCCTTGCGCTGCTGTTCGCGCTGGCGCTGGCGCGGACCAATGTGGTGACCAGCGCGCTGAGGGCTGCGCTGTTCCTGCCGGTGTTGATCCCGATGGTCGCAGCGTCCGCGCTGTTTCTCTTTATCTTCCTGCCCAATGTCGGACTGCTCGATTACTACATCGGCGGGCTCCTTCCGGTGGTTCCGAACTGGCTGGGCGACCCCGACATCGCGCTCTACGCGATCATGATCATCACGATCTGGAAGAACGCCGGCTATTACATGCTGTTCTTCCTCGCCGGGCTCCAGTCGGTGCCCGAGGACGTGATGGAAGCCGCCCATCTCGACGGCGCGGGTCCCTTCATGCGGCTGCGCTACATCATCCTGCCGGAGCTGAAGCCGACCTTCCTGTTCGTCATCGTGATCGCCACGCTGAACGCGGTGACGCAGGTCGACCACGTCTTCGTCATGACCAAGGGCGGCCCGTCGAATTCGACCAATCTCGTGCTGTTCTACATCTACCAGCAGGCGGTCGAGCATTACGACATCGGCAAGGCCTCGGCCGCGACGATGCTGACGCTTGCAGCCCTGATGGGCCTCACCGCGCTATCGTTCCGTACCATGGCGAACCGCGAGGGCGGGCCATGA